A stretch of DNA from Chitinispirillales bacterium:
GTCGTCATAACCTACGAACCCCGGTGCGGAACCTATGAGTTTTGAAACCTCAAATTTTTCCATAAACTCCGACATGTCGATACGGACCAAAGCGTCTTCACTGTTAAATAATTCTTTTGCAAGCGCTTTTGCAAGTTCAGTTTTCCCTACGCCCGTAGGACCTAAAAATATGAACGATGCGATAGGACGTTTTATATTGCGCAACCCTGCTCTGTTTCTTCGAATGCTTCTGGCAACGGCGGCAAGCGCCTCTTCCTGACCTATAACATTTTTACGTAAATGTTCTTCCAAATGCAGCAATTTTTGTGATTCCTGTTCTTCCAATTGATTTAGAGGAATACCCGTCATTGTAGAAATTACGCGAGAAATAATCTGTTCATCAACGATCAGAACATTTTCATTTATGTTTTCACGCCATTTTTGATTTATTTCTTTAAGCGTGTCTTTAATATTGTCTTGATTTTTCTTCTGCTTTGCCGCTTCTTCATAATTTTGTTCGCTTGCCGCCGTGCTTTTGGCTTTTTCAATTTCCTCAAGTTTTTGTTCCAATTCTCTTATTTCTTGCGGAATTTCTAATCCGGAAAGCCGCTTGAACGCACCGGCTTCGTCAATAACATCAATTGCTTTATCCGGCAAAAATCTATCGGAAATATATCTGTCTGAAAGTACAACAGCTTCTTTAAGAGCTCTGTCTGTATATTTAACCTTGTGATGATCCTCGTATGCTTTTTTCAATCCGTCGATGATCTGAATGGTTTCCGCAACCGACGGCGGTTCGACCATAATCGTTTGAAATCTACGATCTAAAGCGGCGTCGGATTCAAAATATTTTCTATATTCGTCAAGAGTTGTAGCCCCAACGCATTTAACCTCGCCTCTCGCCAATGCCGGCTTAAAAATATTTGCCGCGTCAAGCGTTCCGGAAGCGCTTCCGGCTCCGACAATAGTATGAATTTCATCAATAAACACAATGATATTCTCGTTTTTTTGCAATTCCGCAATGAGCGCTTTCATTCTCTCTTCAAATTGTCCGCGGTATGTTGTTCCTGCGACGACTCCGCTTAAATCAAGGGAATAGACAACTTTGTTTTCAAGTATTTGCGGTATGTCGCGATTTACGATTTTTTGCGCTAAGCCTTCTATTATCGCGGTTTTCCCGATGCCAGGTTCACCTATTAAAAGTGGATTGTTTTTTTTTCTTCTTGACAATATCTGAATTACTCTTTCTATTTCTTTTACGCGACCTATAACCGGATCTAATTTCCCTTCTTTTGCAAGAGTGTTTAAATTTCTTCCGTAATGGTCAAGAAACGGAGTCATACTTTTTGACAATGGTTGACGACGAAGAAATTCCGGCGGTCTAGACGGATTGAACGTCCCAGGGGTGATATCCATCTCTTTTTCTTTTTCAACATGACTCGACGCTTCTTTTATTTGCTCGTAATCAAGCCCCATTCCAACTAAAACAGCCGATGCCTGAGATTCAGGATCGCGTATGAGCGATAAAAGTAAATGTTCGGTGCCTATAAGTGCAGACGACATATTTCTTGCTTCAATACCGGCATTCTCCAAAACTTTCCTTGCACGCGGAGTTATTGGGAGCATAGAACTTCGCAACATTGTCCCGCCGTCGCTTACAATGCTTTCTTCGGTTTTCCTTTTAATTTCGTTTATATCTACACCCAAATTATTCAAAATCTGTATTGCGGCTCCGGTTCCTTCTTTTATTATTCCTAATAAAAGATGTTCCGTTCCTACGTAATCCTGTTGTAAACGAATCGCCTCGTATTTTGCTAAATTTATAACCGATTTTGCGTTTTCGGTAAATTGTCCGCCCATAATTTCAATCTCCTTTTCCTAAAATTTCAGCAGTAATTTAGTTAAAAATACGTTTTTAACAATAGTTATATATAATAGATTTAAGTTTTTGATGTGCGTTTTTAGATTTTTTATCCGATTCCGTTTTACAAATTCAGAAATTGTTTTCAAGAGACGATAAAAGACGACATTCATCCAAATATTTTTCCAGAGCGTCTTCCCATTCCGGAATATTTATCTCAAAAGTCTTTTTCACCTTTTCTTTTGAAAGATAAGAATATTTCGGTCTTTTCGCTTTTGCCGGATATTGCTCGGCGGTTAGCGCATTAATTTTGCATTCATTAGCGATTAAACCGTTTTTACGCCCGTATTCATAAATTTTTACGGCAAATTCGTACCAATTCGTCTTGCCGTCGCCGCTGTAATGATAAGTTCCGTAATCGTCATCGCCTTCTTTTATTACAAACGTTATAAATTTTGCCAAATCCCGCGCCCAAGTAGGACTCCCCCATTGGTCTGCGACAACCCCCACGCTTTCTTTCACGTTCATAAGATTAAGCATCGTATTTACAAAATTTTTCCCGTGTTTCCCATAAAGCCAAGCGGTACGAATTATAAAGTATTTTTTTAATGCGGACAATTCTATCGCATATTCGCCCAAAAGTTTCGTTTTCCCATAAATTCCAATCGGATTCACTACACTTTCCTCTGTAAGCGGCGCGTCCAAAACCCCGTCAAAAACATAATCTGTGGAAATGTGTATCAGACAAGCGTCCAAAGCGGCGGCGGCAAACGCCAAATTTGCAACGCCGTATCTGTTTATCGCCATCGCTTTTTCAAAATCATCTTCGGCGGCATCTACGGCAGTGTATGCGGCGCAGTTTATTATATGAGAAAATGTTTTATTAAAAATAAATTCTTTGACCCGCCCAATGTCCGTTATGTCAACCTCGACATCGGTTTCATAAAACTTCAAACCGTTTTCTGCTAAAATCTGCGTCGTTTCCCTGCCAAGCATTCCGTTTGCTCCGACTATCCAAATCATAAAGAAACCTCTTTCAATAACGGAAGTTTATCGTCTTTTTCGGAAATAATAGCAGTTGCATCTAATTTCCAATCTACCGATATGTCGGGATCGTTCCATCTTATTCCGCCGTCGCATTCGCAATTGTATTCATTTGTGCATTTGTAAAACAAGTGAGTGTCGTCTTCTAAAACCGAAAATCCGTGCCCAAAACCCGGAGGGATGTAAAACATTTTTGAGTTTTCTTCGCTTAATTCCACTCCGAACCATTTTGCGAAAGTCGGCGACTTTTTTCGCAAATCGACTGCGACATCCCAAACTTTACCTTTCAGAACTCTAATAAGTTTTCCTTGCGCAAACGGCGCTCGCTGAAAATGTATCCCGCGTACGACTCCTTTTTTTGAACAAGAGTGATTATCCTGTACAAAATTTTCTTTTATTCCGAATGTCGTAAAATCACTTTTTTTGTATGTTTCTTCAAAAAATCCGCGAAAGTCATAAAATTTTTTCGGTTCAATAATTATTAGTCCGTCAATCGGCGCTTTTTCTATGCTAAAAGGCATAATTACTCCATTTGCGCAAGTTTCAGAAGGTATTCGCCGTAAGTAGATTTTTGCAGTTGCCGTGCAAGTTTCATAAATTGATCTTTGTCGATAAATCCGTTTTTCCACGCAATTTCTTCTATACAGCCGATTTTCAATCCGGTTCTGTCTTCAAGCGTTTTGACGAAAAACGCAGCCTCTAAAAGTGCGCAGTGCGTTCCCGTGTCAAGCCAAGCAAAACCGCGCCCCATAATTTCGACATTAAGTTCGCCTCTTTGCAAATAAGCGTCGTTGACGGCGGTTATCTCAATTTCACCGCGTAGCGACGGTTTTACGTTTTTGGCTATTTCAATGACAGAATTATCGTAAAAATACAGCCCTGTAACCGCGTAATTGGATTTTGGGTTTATCGGTTTTTCTTCGATGGAAACCGCCCTGCCGCCTTTATCAAACTCGACTACGCCGTAATCGTTAGGATTATCGACAAAATATCCGAATATAGACGCTCCGCTTTTTTGTGCAGCCGCTTTGGTCAAAAGTTTCGTAAAATCGTGTCCGTAAAACAGATTGTCGCCAAGCACAAGCGCAACGCCGTCGTTACCTATAAATTCCTCTCCGACGATGAACGCATCGGCAAGTCCCCGCGGATATTCCTGAACTTTGTATTGAACGTTTAAACCCAAATGAGCGCCGTTTGAAAAAAGTTTTTCAAAACGCGGCGTATCGTTCGGAGTGGAAATAATTAAAATGTCCCTTATTTGCGCAAGCATCAACGTTGAAAGCGGATAATAAATCATTGGTTTGTCGTAAACCGGCAGAAGTTGTTTACAAACCGGCATAGTAGCCGGAAACAACCGTGTTCCAAATCCGCCAGCAAGAATAATTCCTTTCATAAATCTTCTCCGATTTTGCATTTTTGCCACAATATTTTCTACAAAATAGTATTTGTAAAAACAATCTGTGAACATATTCGTCGTAAAACCCAAAAATACGATTCATAATAATAACGCAAATATTATTTTCCAAACAAAAATAAAACTCAAATCAATTGGAAGTTCGAAATATGAAAGACATTAATAAATTTATAGATAGATTTACAGCGCCTTTACAAACGTTTATCCGTTATCCTTTGAGCGTCTTTCCAGATGATATTTACCTGATATTGAAATACTATTCAAAAACTGGACGAAAACTTAATCTTAAAAATCCGGTTTTGTTTGATGAAAAATTACAATGGCTTAAATTGTACGACAGACAGTTGGAATACACAAATTTAGCCGATAAATACGAAGTCCGCAAATTTGTCGCTCAAACCATAGGCGAGGAATATTTGATTCCTAATTACGGCGTTTGGGATAATTTCGATGAAATACCCTTTGATACGTTACCTGATAAATTCGTTTTGAAATGTACCCACGACAGCGGAAGCGTTGTAATATGTAAAAACAAAAGCAGTTTTGATATGTATAAAACAGGTTCGTATTTCAAAAAACGTTTATCACAAAATTTCTACTGGCACAGAAGAGAATGGGTATATAAAAACATTAAGCCGCGAATAATAGCCGAAAAATTGATGGTTGACGAATCTCAGACCGAATTGAAAGATTACAAGATATATTGTTTTGACGGCGAACCGAAAATTATAGAAGTTATTTTTAATCGGTTTACACAAAATCCGAAAGAGAATTTTTATTCGCCGCAATGGGAATATCAGCCGCTGGCAACCGGTGATTACGAAACAGACCCAAATACAGTTATACAAAAGCCAAAACGCCTTGAACAAATGTTAGATTTGGCAAGAAAATTGTCCGCCGGAAAAATACATTTACGCGTAGATTTTTATGTTATAAACGATAAAATATATTTTGGAGAATTGACTTTTTACAACGCTGCGGGAAATACCGGTTTCAATCCGCCGCAATGGGATAAAATATTTGGCGATTGGATGGTTTTGCCAATCAAATTTTCTTAAATATTTCTGTAATTTGCGGATAATGTTCAACAACAGCTTTAAATTGGTCGTCGTTTCTATTTTCTTCAACATTAAAACTTTGCAAAGAATTCTTGGCGTGTTGCCAATAGTCAATTATACGCAATTTGCTTGAATAACCGTTTTCAATAACAACATACGGATTTTCGCTGCCAAAATATTCTGTGTTTATTATCGCCATCGCCCAAAACCAAATATCATCGGCATGTGGAGCGAGTTTAAGAAAAAGTTCCTTATTTGTAACATCTTTATAAAAACAATTTGCAGGATATAATATTCCACCTACTCCGGTAGGGAAAATGCATTCGGGTTTATGTTGAAAATTATGGAAATACACACTTGGCTTAATACATTTATCCCATTCGTTATATGCACAAGGATTGTGATTTTCATCGGTTTTTATTCCGTGAGCGCGATGACAAATGATTTTTTTGGGATTCTTTTTGTGTTCGTTCAACAAACACTCAAACCAGTTTTTAGGATAAAAAACATCGTCATCGGCAGTTGCAATACAATCATTCGGGAACGTTTTGAGCGCGTAAATAAGTTTTGTGTACGATCATCTTACATCTTCGCAAAATTTTATCTCAAGCCCTTTTTTAGTCAATATCTTAAGAATTTTCGGAATATTTCCTTCGTCTTGATACCCGACCCATAGAACAATTTTGTCCGGCTTAGTTTTTTGATTAAGAAGCGTAATAATTGAGTAAGGCGCAGTATTTGCAAGTCGTTTCCCGTAAGAAGTCAACGAAACAATATGTAATGGGGAATTCTCTTTGCTTTTAAGCGGTTTAATGAACGGAATTAAAAGAATCTTTTTTAATCTGCGATACCATTCGTGTAAATCACGTTTTTTTCTTCTGAAACGTTCATACGATATCATTGGTTTTCCCCTTTTTTATTAAATATTTCTGACGCTTAATCAATATTTTCTTTAAAAATAATTTAAAGAAATATTTTGGTATAAACTTCTTTCTGATAAAACGGGCCGGTTCAACGTAATCGCTTATCTCTT
This window harbors:
- a CDS encoding ATP-dependent Clp protease ATP-binding subunit, with translation MGGQFTENAKSVINLAKYEAIRLQQDYVGTEHLLLGIIKEGTGAAIQILNNLGVDINEIKRKTEESIVSDGGTMLRSSMLPITPRARKVLENAGIEARNMSSALIGTEHLLLSLIRDPESQASAVLVGMGLDYEQIKEASSHVEKEKEMDITPGTFNPSRPPEFLRRQPLSKSMTPFLDHYGRNLNTLAKEGKLDPVIGRVKEIERVIQILSRRKKNNPLLIGEPGIGKTAIIEGLAQKIVNRDIPQILENKVVYSLDLSGVVAGTTYRGQFEERMKALIAELQKNENIIVFIDEIHTIVGAGSASGTLDAANIFKPALARGEVKCVGATTLDEYRKYFESDAALDRRFQTIMVEPPSVAETIQIIDGLKKAYEDHHKVKYTDRALKEAVVLSDRYISDRFLPDKAIDVIDEAGAFKRLSGLEIPQEIRELEQKLEEIEKAKSTAASEQNYEEAAKQKKNQDNIKDTLKEINQKWRENINENVLIVDEQIISRVISTMTGIPLNQLEEQESQKLLHLEEHLRKNVIGQEEALAAVARSIRRNRAGLRNIKRPIASFIFLGPTGVGKTELAKALAKELFNSEDALVRIDMSEFMEKFEVSKLIGSAPGFVGYDDGAGQLSEKVRKKPYSVVLFDEIEKAHPDIFNILLQILDDGRLTDSHGRHINFKNTIIIMTSNAGTRDAGKKGLGFTKDTAQSVYEIMKSRVTDELKKIFTPEFLNRVDETIVFRHLTKEDIKKIIDIRLAEFKNRLEEKKVDSVLTDAFKDFILEKGFDADLGARPLQRAIQRNLEDILAEAFLMKEYQEGDSIVVDVEDGKVVVRKTE
- the rfbC gene encoding dTDP-4-dehydrorhamnose 3,5-epimerase, which encodes MPFSIEKAPIDGLIIIEPKKFYDFRGFFEETYKKSDFTTFGIKENFVQDNHSCSKKGVVRGIHFQRAPFAQGKLIRVLKGKVWDVAVDLRKKSPTFAKWFGVELSEENSKMFYIPPGFGHGFSVLEDDTHLFYKCTNEYNCECDGGIRWNDPDISVDWKLDATAIISEKDDKLPLLKEVSL
- the rfbD gene encoding dTDP-4-dehydrorhamnose reductase — encoded protein: MIWIVGANGMLGRETTQILAENGLKFYETDVEVDITDIGRVKEFIFNKTFSHIINCAAYTAVDAAEDDFEKAMAINRYGVANLAFAAAALDACLIHISTDYVFDGVLDAPLTEESVVNPIGIYGKTKLLGEYAIELSALKKYFIIRTAWLYGKHGKNFVNTMLNLMNVKESVGVVADQWGSPTWARDLAKFITFVIKEGDDDYGTYHYSGDGKTNWYEFAVKIYEYGRKNGLIANECKINALTAEQYPAKAKRPKYSYLSKEKVKKTFEINIPEWEDALEKYLDECRLLSSLENNF
- the rfbA gene encoding glucose-1-phosphate thymidylyltransferase RfbA, yielding MKGIILAGGFGTRLFPATMPVCKQLLPVYDKPMIYYPLSTLMLAQIRDILIISTPNDTPRFEKLFSNGAHLGLNVQYKVQEYPRGLADAFIVGEEFIGNDGVALVLGDNLFYGHDFTKLLTKAAAQKSGASIFGYFVDNPNDYGVVEFDKGGRAVSIEEKPINPKSNYAVTGLYFYDNSVIEIAKNVKPSLRGEIEITAVNDAYLQRGELNVEIMGRGFAWLDTGTHCALLEAAFFVKTLEDRTGLKIGCIEEIAWKNGFIDKDQFMKLARQLQKSTYGEYLLKLAQME